In a single window of the Clarias gariepinus isolate MV-2021 ecotype Netherlands chromosome 16, CGAR_prim_01v2, whole genome shotgun sequence genome:
- the LOC128544938 gene encoding deleted in malignant brain tumors 1 protein-like: MVKMLVLFAQGSEPTWLDDVQCTGTESSIDQCSHRGFGNENCGYHEDAGVMCSNLQSPTLTQISPNSVVSPGEVLKFRCSKPRPTCISVDFSLYKTGTLIKTQTAETTTTFTLTVDESYQGQYTCDYSYRESNSTSSRSSSITITVVTLQQPSISVSAGGGWFYCKTDGPEVTRGYSFSIICSTEPQYPGGSFHLKLSGSNITRTQSAVYHSAVFLFPEADFVHQGNYSCTYEVKVFLRTFSSTATEPVFITVKASPTPYIGAGVTAGLLLILVLIIICILKTRKRRKYQVHDKEQFFQNSKFK, encoded by the exons ATGGTGAAGATGCTGGTGTTATTTGCTCAG GGAAGTGAACCAACCTGGCTGGATGATGTTCAGTGTACTGGAACTGAGAGCTCCATAGATCAGTGCTCACACAGAGGATTTGGAAATGAGAACTGTGGATATCATGAAGATGCTGGAGTCATGTGCTCAA atttACAGAGTCCCACACTGACTCAGATCTCCCCAAACTCTGTGGTCTCACCTGGAGAAGTCCTTAAGTTCAGATGTTCCAAACCCAGACCAACATGCATCTCTGTAGACTTCAGTTTATATAAAACTGGGACATTAATAAAGACGCAAACTGCAGAGACTACAACAACATTTACTCTGACTGTAGATGAATCATACCAGGGCCAGTACACCTGTGACTACTCATACAGGGAAAGTAACTCCACATCATCCAGGAGCAGCTCCATTACTATCACTGTGG TAACCTTACAGCAGCCCAGTATCTCTGTCAGTGCTGGTGGTGGATGGTTCTATTGCAAGACTGACGGACCAGAAGTTACAAGAGGCTACAGCTTCTCCATCATCTGCTCCACTGAACCTCAGTATCCAGGAGGTTCCTTCCACTTAAAGCTCAGTGGATCCAACATCACCAGGACTCAGTCAGCTGTTTACCACTCagctgtctttctttttcctgaGGCAGATTTTGTCCATCAGGGAAACTACAGCTGTACTTATGAAGTGAAGGTGTTTTTACGCACCTTTAGCTCCACTGCCACTGAACCCGTATTCATCACTGTAAAAG CATCTCCAACTCCCTACATTGGTGCTGGAGTGACAGCAGGACTGCTTCTCATCTTAGTTCTAatcatcatttgcattttgaAGACACGGAAAAGACGGAAATATCAGGTGCACGACAAGGAACAGTTTTTCCAAAACAGTAAATTTAAGTAA